A region from the Acanthopagrus latus isolate v.2019 chromosome 8, fAcaLat1.1, whole genome shotgun sequence genome encodes:
- the exosc6 gene encoding exosome complex component MTR3, which translates to MFPGELLSGGLVHTPLAVWFITIHCAMPTDTKRVRGPEVSQSPSLFLCQPAGALPSHGPRADGRQRDQVDVRPVFVRCGLVSQAKGSAYIESGNTKLMCCVYGPRETERKDETDMKCGRLTTDMRFAPFSCPERGSWIQGSQDKDFSLMLHESLQPAVCLHKYPRSQIEVNVMVLENSGSVLAHAVTCASLALADAGIEMYDLVLGCSIRQDGASYVVDPTYTEENSSVSSKNQGGLTVAFLPSLNQISGLQSDGEMAEETLTAGVRTCIEGCYKLYPVIQQALAKAVRKAAPPPSES; encoded by the exons ATGTTTCCGGGGGAGCTATTGAGCGGCGGACTAGTTCACACGCCGCTGGCTGTTTGGTTCATCACAATTCACTGCGCCATGCCGACTGATACCAAACGTGTACGCGGCCCAGAAGTGTCTCAGAGCCcgtctctgtttctgtgccagCCGGCGGGCGCTCTCCCGTCGCACGGCCCCAGAGCGGACGGTCGGCAGCGGGATCAAGTGGACGTCCGGCCCGTCTTTGTCCGCTGCGGACTGGTGAGCCAAGCTAAAGGCTCCGCGTACATCGAGTCTGGAAACACCAAGCTGATGTGCTGCGTTTATGGCCCCAGAGAAACCGAGAGGAAAGATGAGACCGACATGAAATGCGGAAG GTTGACGACTGACATGCGTTTCGCCCCATTTTCCTGCCCGGAGAGGGGTTCCTGGATCCAGGGAAGCCAGGACAAAGACTTCTCCCTGATGCTTCATGAGAGTCTGCAGCCAGCTGTGTGCCTCCACAAATATCCCCGCTCCCAGATCGAGGTCAACGTGATGGTTCTTGAGAACAGCGGATCGGTTCTGGCCCACGCCGTCACATGTGCTTCTCTCGCTCTGGCAGATGCAGGGATCGAAATGTATGATCTGGTGCTTGGTTGTTCCATCCGCCAGGATGGTGCATCTTACGTGGTTGACCCTACTtacacagaggaaaacagctcaGTCAGCAGCAAGAACCAAGGCGGTCTGACTGTGGCGTTCCTCCCCAGCCTGAACCAGATTTCTGGGCTGCAGTCAGATGGAGAAATGGCAGAAGAGACTCTGACAGCTGGGGTTCGGACCTGCATTGAGGGATGCTATAAACTGTACCCGGTCATCCAACAAGCTCTGGCCAAAGCTGTGCGTAAGGCTGCTCCCCCGCCATCAGAGAGCTGA